TTCGAGTTGGCGCTTGGAGTTGGCCAAGCTGTCGCGTTCGGTGCTCAGGCTGCTTTCCAGCGAGCCGATCTTGGAATTCGCGGTTTCGAGCTCGCTCTGGGACGCGGCGGTGGCGGCATGGGCCTTTTCCAAGGCGGCTTGCTTTTCATCCAGCTTGCCTTGCACCATGAAGAAGAGCGCAACTGCGCCCGCGGCGCCCAGGATCGCAAGAATGCGGAGTATCAGGGATAATGCTTTCATTTTTATGGGTAAAGAATGATGAGTGAACAGGTGCTTAGCCTGCTACGAACTCGGATTCCGTCACCGGAGTTTTGATGGTTTGAATGATGCCGCGGTCGTTTGCGGCGAGACGAGTGAGTAATTTAAAGATGATTTCAGTTTTGTCTTCAAGCTGTAACTTAGCGGCCAGTTGAGGCGCGGTCAGGGCTTCCCCGCTCTGCTTGAGCCCTGCGATGGCCTTCGCTTCGAGTTCCAGGACGGTGGCGGCTGCCTTCTTGCCGGCTTCGACGCCCGGTTGGTGGTAGGCGTTGATATTGACGAGTGTGGCATAGAAGCCGACGGCCCGCTCGAAGAGGGCGATCAATTGTCCGACGGCGGCCGGGGTTACCTCATGGATGGTGATGGTTACCGACTGGCGGCCGTTTTCATAGAGCGCATCGCGGGTGCCGAGGTAGAAGCCTTGGAGGAAGTCGCCGGTGGTGATGCCGGAATCGACCTCGATGGAGCTGCCGGCGCGGTCCTTGAGGACCTCGATAAAGGTGGCGAAGAAATTGTGGACCCCTTCGCGCAGTTGTTGGACGTAGGCGTGCTGGTCGGTCGAGCCCTTGTTGCCATAGACCGCAATGCCTTGGTTTACGGTGTTACCGTCCAAGTCGAATTCCTTGCCCAGCGACTCCATGACGAGTTGCTGCAGGTACTTGGAGAAGAGCATGAGGCGGTCCTTGTAGGGGAGGACGACCATGTCCTTGGCGCCCTTGCCGTCGGTTGCGTAGTACCACATCAGGGCAAGCAGGGCGGCGGGGTTCTTGGCGGTTTCCTTGCAGCGGGTGGCGCTGTCCATGGCTGCGGCGCCGCCGAGCATGCCGTCGATGTCAAGTCCTTGAAGGGCGGCGGGAAGGAGGCCGACTGCGGCGAGCTCGGAGGTACGGCCGCCGACCCAGTCCCACATGGGCAGACGTGTCAGCCAGCCTTCGGCCTCGGCCACGCCGTCGAGCTTCGAACCGGCACCGGTCACGGCGATCGCGTGTTTGGCGAATTCAAGGCCGGCCGCCTGGTAGGCTGCCTGGGCTTCGAGCATGCCGTTGCGGGTCTCGGGAGTACCGCCGGACTTGGAAATGACGACGGAAAGGGTTTCGCCGAGTTGGCCGTCGAGAGCGCAGAGTGTGCGGTCGATGCCGTCGGGGTCGGTGTTGTCGAAGAAGAAGAGCTTCATCTTGTCACCCTTGGGGCAGCCCAGGGCGTCGGCTACGAACTGGGGGCCGAGGGCGGAACCGCCGATGCCGATGACGAGGCAGTTCTTAAAGGGGCCCTTGGAGCCGGCCATCTTGCCTGTATGCACGTCGGCCGCGATTTGCTTGATTGCGGCGAGGCATTGCTCGATCTCGCTCGTGAGTTCGGCGTTCGGAGCCAGCTTGGGGGCGCGGAGCCAGTAGTGGCCGACCATGCGACCTTCGTCCGGGTTGGCGATGGCGCCGGCTTCCAGTTCATCCATAGCCTTGTAGGCTTCTTGGATGCGGGGCTCCATGCCGTCGAGGAAATCGGCATCGAAGTCGATACGGCTGATATCGATGGCGAAATCGAGTTCGTTCAGTGCGAGATAGTGCTTTTGGAATTTGTCCCAGGACATGGTATTGTGTGTGTTCGAATTTAGAATGAAGGATGAGAGTGTGCTGCGGGGTGCTACAGGTGCTTGTCGGTGACAGCACCTTCGGAGGCGGTGGCGACGAGTTTGGCGTATTTGCCGAGGACGCCGCGCGTGGCGCCGGGTCCTTTCGGTTTGAATGCGGCCATACGCTTGTCGAACTCTTCCTCGCCGATGAGCAGGTTCATGACGTTCTTGACCGCATCGATTTCGATTTCGTCCCCGTTCCGGACGATCCCGATGGGACCTCCGCAGGCGGCTTCCGGGGTGATGTGGCCCACGTCGAAGCCGTGGCTGCCGCCGGAGAAGCGGCCGTCGGTAATGAGCGCCACTTCCTTGATCAGGCCGCGACCGGCCACCGCTGAGGTGGGGGAAAGCATTTCGCGCATGCCGGGGCCGCCGACAGGACCCTCATTGCGGATCACGACGACGTCGCCGCTGACCACATCGCCGCGAAGGATGCCGACGAGGGCTTCTTCTTCGCCCTCGTAGACCTTGGCCACGCCTTTGAAGTAGAGGCCTTCCTTGCCGGTGATCTTGCCGACAGCACCTTCCGGGGCGAGATTGCCGCGGAGGATTCGCAGGTGTGTTGACTCCTTCATCGGCTGGTCCCAGGGACGGATGATGTCCTGCTCGTCCGGGTAGGCCCCATAGGGCTGCACATCTTTCAGGCTCTCGGCGATGGTCTCGCCGGTGACAGTGAGGCAGTCGCCGTGCAGGAGGCCACGATCCAGGAGCATTTTCATCATCGGGCGGATGCCGCCGATACGGATGAGGTGGCTCATGTTGTATTTGCCGTAGGGCTTCATGTCGGCCAGGAGGGGAATGCGATCGCCGATCTCCTTGAAGACGTCGATGCTGAGATCCACCTCCGCGGAGTGGGCGATGGCCAGCATGTGAAGGATCAAATTGGTGGAGCCTCCGAGTGCCAGACAGGTGGTAATCGCATTTTCAAATGCCTTCCGGGTCATGATGTCCCGGGGCTTGATACCCAGTTCGAGCATCTTGACGACTGCGGCACCGGCCATTTCGCAGTCTTTACGTTTGGCTTCCCCGACCGCGACTTGGGCACTGGAGCCGGGCAGGCTCATGCCGAGGGCCTCGATGGCACTGGCCATGGTGTTGGCCGTGTACATGCCGCCGCAGGAGCCGGGGCCGGGAATGGCGTATTTCTCGACTTCCTTGAGTTGTTCGTCGGTCAGCTCGCCTTTCGCATGCTTGCCGATGGCTTCGAAGACCGAGACCACGTCCATCGGATTGCACTCCTTCTCGTCGTGCGGCAGGAAGCCGGGCAGGATGGTGCCGCCGTAGACGAAGACGGCAGGGCGGTTGAGGCGGGCGATGGCGATCATGCAACCGGGCATGTTTTTGTCGCAGCCGCCGATGGCCACCAGACCGTCGAAGCCTTCCGCGGCAACGGCGGTTTCGATGGAGTCGGCGATGACATCGCGGGAGACCAGACTGTAGCGCATCCCTTTGGTGCCCATGCTGATCCCGTCGGTCACGGTAATGGTATTGAAGGAAACAGGCTTGCCGCCGGCGCCGTCAATCCCTGTGCGGGCGTGCTCGGCAAGCTCGCCAAGGTGGACGTTGCAGGGGGTCATGTCGCTGGGGGAACTGGCAACGGCGACCTGGGGCTTTTTAAAATCCTCGTCTTGGAAGCCGACGGCCCGAAGCATCGCGCGGGCAGCAGCGCGATCATTCCCGTCGACGACCACGGAAGAATAAGGGCGTGTGCTGTTATCGGACATGGAATTTCTGCAGTTTAGGACTAGGATATGGATTTTCCGTTGCGGAAAACCGCAGGATTCAATGCATTAGGGCAACAACGACAACACCCTTTTTGCTGTTCAAGCCCGCAAACATCGATTTTCTAGCCGCTTATCGACACTATGGAATTTGATTTGAAACAAACCCTCGAAGCCCTGCTCCTTTCGACCGCTGAGCCGATCGGGCTGAAGGACCTCGTGAAACTCTTCAGCCGCTACAACGAAATGATGGTCGAAGAAGCGGCCGCCGCGGGGGAGAGCGAGTCCGAAGAGGAGACGCCTGTGATCGAAGGCCCCGGGCTGGTCACGCAGGCGCAGATCCGTGATGCGTTGTCGGCGCTGATGGATGCGGCCGAGGTGGAAAACAAGGTCTACCGAGTGGTGGAAGGCCCGAACGGCTTTCAGATCGTGACGGCGCCCCAATTCGCTGAATTCGTCCGTTTGCTGCGCGGGGAACCGCGTCCCATGAAGCTGAGCCCTGCGGCGATGGAAACGATGTCGATCATTGCCTACCGCCAACCGGTGACCCGGGCGGAGATGGAAGCGATCCGGGGTGTTTCGGTGGACAGTGCCTTGAACAAGCTGCTGGAGCTCGAACTGATCCAGGTGACCGGTCGGGCGGAGCTGCCGGGGCGTCCCATTCAGTATGGCACGACGGATAAATTCCTCGAATTCACCGGGATCAAGGATCTCGACGAGTTGCCCGCTTCGGACGTCTTGAGCAACCATCAGATCGACGACTGGATGCGCCGGAGCGAAGAGCCGGAAGAGGATGTCTCGGACGAGGATGTGGGCTTGCCGAAAGAGCCGAATCCGGACGAGTTGCCGCTGGACCAGGAGTTTGGCGAGGTGGATTGGCAAAAGGAAAACGTGGAAAG
This window of the Coraliomargarita parva genome carries:
- the ilvD gene encoding dihydroxy-acid dehydratase, with amino-acid sequence MSDNSTRPYSSVVVDGNDRAAARAMLRAVGFQDEDFKKPQVAVASSPSDMTPCNVHLGELAEHARTGIDGAGGKPVSFNTITVTDGISMGTKGMRYSLVSRDVIADSIETAVAAEGFDGLVAIGGCDKNMPGCMIAIARLNRPAVFVYGGTILPGFLPHDEKECNPMDVVSVFEAIGKHAKGELTDEQLKEVEKYAIPGPGSCGGMYTANTMASAIEALGMSLPGSSAQVAVGEAKRKDCEMAGAAVVKMLELGIKPRDIMTRKAFENAITTCLALGGSTNLILHMLAIAHSAEVDLSIDVFKEIGDRIPLLADMKPYGKYNMSHLIRIGGIRPMMKMLLDRGLLHGDCLTVTGETIAESLKDVQPYGAYPDEQDIIRPWDQPMKESTHLRILRGNLAPEGAVGKITGKEGLYFKGVAKVYEGEEEALVGILRGDVVSGDVVVIRNEGPVGGPGMREMLSPTSAVAGRGLIKEVALITDGRFSGGSHGFDVGHITPEAACGGPIGIVRNGDEIEIDAVKNVMNLLIGEEEFDKRMAAFKPKGPGATRGVLGKYAKLVATASEGAVTDKHL
- the scpB gene encoding SMC-Scp complex subunit ScpB, whose translation is MEFDLKQTLEALLLSTAEPIGLKDLVKLFSRYNEMMVEEAAAAGESESEEETPVIEGPGLVTQAQIRDALSALMDAAEVENKVYRVVEGPNGFQIVTAPQFAEFVRLLRGEPRPMKLSPAAMETMSIIAYRQPVTRAEMEAIRGVSVDSALNKLLELELIQVTGRAELPGRPIQYGTTDKFLEFTGIKDLDELPASDVLSNHQIDDWMRRSEEPEEDVSDEDVGLPKEPNPDELPLDQEFGEVDWQKENVESDALADASPEEEK
- a CDS encoding glucose-6-phosphate isomerase; translated protein: MSWDKFQKHYLALNELDFAIDISRIDFDADFLDGMEPRIQEAYKAMDELEAGAIANPDEGRMVGHYWLRAPKLAPNAELTSEIEQCLAAIKQIAADVHTGKMAGSKGPFKNCLVIGIGGSALGPQFVADALGCPKGDKMKLFFFDNTDPDGIDRTLCALDGQLGETLSVVISKSGGTPETRNGMLEAQAAYQAAGLEFAKHAIAVTGAGSKLDGVAEAEGWLTRLPMWDWVGGRTSELAAVGLLPAALQGLDIDGMLGGAAAMDSATRCKETAKNPAALLALMWYYATDGKGAKDMVVLPYKDRLMLFSKYLQQLVMESLGKEFDLDGNTVNQGIAVYGNKGSTDQHAYVQQLREGVHNFFATFIEVLKDRAGSSIEVDSGITTGDFLQGFYLGTRDALYENGRQSVTITIHEVTPAAVGQLIALFERAVGFYATLVNINAYHQPGVEAGKKAAATVLELEAKAIAGLKQSGEALTAPQLAAKLQLEDKTEIIFKLLTRLAANDRGIIQTIKTPVTESEFVAG